One segment of Triticum aestivum cultivar Chinese Spring chromosome 2A, IWGSC CS RefSeq v2.1, whole genome shotgun sequence DNA contains the following:
- the LOC123191465 gene encoding cytosolic sulfotransferase 5-like — MAATPGSSSCLVGPVPFKDSIRSFAPAEEYADIITDMPAITVRAGHLMRQWQGAWLPHRRVPGVLSFQRRFTPRPDDVLLASPPKCGTTWLKALSFATMARAAYPPGDGDHPLLRLNPHDCVPLVDSLFSAGQETKLDALPSPRLMNTHVHHSLLPPSVAHSPGCKIVYVCREPKDMLVSLWHFYKSSETTDGSTYTFSDLFENACEGKHSNGPIWDHILGYWPASQATPGRVLFLRYEEMLRDPIDNVRELARFLGVPSTVTEEAAGLLEDIVKLCNIETLRASPAFPHTSFFAKGVAGDWVNHMTPEMAQRFNAIVEEKLHGSGLFLKS, encoded by the exons ATGGCGGCCACTCCAGGCTCATCGTCTTGCCTCGTCGGCCCGGTCCCGTTCAAAGAtt CTATACGTAGCTTCGCCCCTGCGGAAGAGTACGCGGACATCATCACCGACATGCCCGCCATCACCGTACGCGCAGGCCACTTGATGCGGCAGTGGCAGGGCGCTTGGCTGCCCCACCGGAGGGTGCCGGGGGTGCTCTCCTTCCAGCGGCGCTTCACGCCGCGCCCCGACGATGTGCTCCTCGCGAGCCCGCCCAAGTGCGGCACCACGTGGCTCAAGGCCCtgtcgttcgccacgatggcgcgGGCCGCCTACCCGCCCGGCGACGGCGACCACCCGCTCCTCCGCCTCAACCCGCACGACTGCGTGCCTCTGGTCGACAGCCTGTTCAGCGCCGGGCAGGAGACGAAGCTGGATGCGCTGCCGTCGCCCAGGCTGATGAACACGCACGTGCACCACTCCCTGCTGCCTCCCTCCGTCGCCCACAGCCCCGGCTGCAAGATCGTCTACGTCTGTAG GGAGCCCAAGGATATGCTGGTTTCCCTATGGCACTTCTACAAAAGCTCCGAGACCACGGACGGCAGCACGTACACGTTCTCCGACTTGTTCGAGAATGCATGCGAGGGCAAGCACTCCAACGGCCCCATCTGGGACCACATCCTCGGCTACTGGCCGGCAAGCCAAGCCACCCCGGGGAGGGTCCTCTTCCTGCGGTACGAGGAGATGCTGCGTGACCCGATCGACAACGTCAGGGAGCTGGCGCGGTTTCTCGGGGTGCCGTCCACGGTGACCGAGGAGGCGGCGGGGCTACTGGAGGACATCGTGAAGTTGTGCAACATCGAGacgctaagggcatctccagcc TTCCCGCATACATCTTTCTTCGCGAAGGGGGTGGCAGGAGACTGGGTGAACCATATGACGCCGGAGATGGCACAACGCTTCAATGCCATTGTGGAGGAAAAGCTTCATGGCTCAGGCTTGTTTTTGAAGTCTTAG